The region GCACTATGCGGAGCCTGGGCAGTACCTCCTGCATACAAAACTAATCTGTGTAATTTCTCAGTAAAATTATCACCTGTGTGAATGTGACTGATTTGTACTGGACATGCTGGAACAAAACCAGGTACAGCTATGTTGTCCTTCAGGTCGCAGTTAAATTAATGAGTGCTCTGAGTGCTTTTCTGGTTTGTACAAATAAATTCCTGAGTGGAAAGCTGACATTTCATGTTGGGATAGATCTGTTCTAGTATTTCCCACAAGAtttgattgggttttttgttttgttgtgtgttttgttttgttttgtttttccttccagatGCTAGCAGAACTTCAGCGCTAAATCTGCTGGTAGTTGTTCCTCTTGCCCCAAACCCTTCTCCTGCAACACACTGACCTCAGCCTTCTGCAGCATCAGAATGTCCTGTGGCCTGGTTTAAGGTCCAGGTAAAATGACTGTTGCTATTTCAAACATATCCTCCCTCCGAATTGAATGCTTTATTGCAGCTAGTACTATTTGTGACTAGAGGCTATAGATCTGCAGGGAGATTTTTTAATACAGGCTTGTCGATTCGTCCCTCAACATGGCTGTATCCAGGTGTTCTCAAAGCCCCTACTAGAGAGGTGTCCCCCTGTCCTCTCCTCTATAACCCTTGTTGCAAGACAACAACTCTCTTAAGTGCGTTTTAAGGCTTTTCCCACCAGTGACTTTCAAGCTAAGTCCGTGAGAAGGGAGGATACCTCTTGGCCATAAGCTTGCTGATTTTATTGCTGAATGAGATTATTGCTTTAAGTGGAACTGTGAGAAGCAAATTGCACAGAAAGGACTTAGGCTGTGACTTGGTAGCAGCAGACAATGCTAAGGTAGCTTAGTTATCACAGTTattccctttgctcttccttccagGCAAGGGAAACGTTGATTTGTTCTGGGACTGGGAGAGTTTGCTGGCTAAGAAGGTGAAGGGCTCAAGCAGTGTTTTCCGATCTGTCACAGTCACTTCCCACAGTCTCACTTTCTCGGCCCTTGCCCATTGCTGGGCTGCTTCTGTTTCCACTTGCCTTTGGTCCAGGAGGTCAGTTTTGTTTCCCAAGACAATAACTGTTacctacaaacaaaacaaaagggtGAGCTTTATCCAAAAAGCATTCACCATTCACAGTGCTTTTAAAGAGCAGGCAAGTAGCAACACAGTTCAAACCTGTTCTTTAATTTAGCACTGGCACAAGGTAAGCTGTGTGTAGTTTGGGAGATCAGGGTCTGGGATTTGATTTGGCCTCATCTACTTGTGGGCTGGGAGCTGCTTTGAATCATAGAATATGCAGgactttccccttctccctccgaCTGCTTAAAGGGAAATCACACCCAAGGGAGGCAGAGTTAAACAGCCCTATTCTCCGTCTACTTGGCAATTGAGCTGCCCTAGACAAATGATAAGAGCATGACATCCAAGTAGGTCAGAGCAGCGGATGCTTGGGAGATGAAAAAGCGCATGGCAACAGAGAAAGCCAGGACCCCACAACTGTGGGTTTTGCCCAGCTTGTTTTTTCCCAAGCCCCAGCCCACAATACAAACAAGGCCAACCCCGCCAGAAGGCTGCCAGAAAGCTGCTGGGCCCCGCTCCCAGGCTGGGTCCCCACGCACAGTGAGCCTCTAGAGGGACCTGTGGGGACAGCCCTCTGCCACTGACAGGGACGGGTGATCACCCCAGCACCATCCTCTCATAAGCACTTTCAAGAGCAGCTGGTTAGCTAACGAGAGGGGCACAGCAGTATCAAGCCAGACCCCGAATTGTAAGGATTCATCAAGTGACTTTGGTCTCACCGAGACAGTACAGTGTGGCTGAGTTCGGTGGCCTGCCCCGTGCTTCAGTTCTGGGAGATGCTGAAGGTAGTGCTGGCCTCTTAAAGGTACTGCTCCTGCTTATTTTAAGATAaccattttctaaaaatgttttagCAGCATCAGCTCTTAGGGGAAACGATGCCTGTGTTTATAGTTCAAGGTCCTTAGTCAAACTCTGGTCTCCTCTCTACACTCCTGGTTTGATCAAGTGATGAAGCCTTCTCTTGCTGATGATTTGGGGTATTTGCTGTGTCCACACCTGCTTGCTCTTTCCTGTTCATTGGGCTAACTCCAGgatgtcttctgtttctttccagctAGAGATGTTTGTCCTGTTCCTGTGAGATCTGAGACTTCCTTTCTTCTCTATAGCAGCCCAGGGTgtttggaaaaatgttttttccctctgcaaaGGCTTTGAAAGAAGCCCTAATGTTCATATGCATTTACCACATCCTTCAACTGACTTTTACCTATGGTTAAGCTCTGTCAGTACAAGAGAACACAACCTTTATTTAGTACAAAATTTGGCCAGACTTTAAGGTGCGTGCTGGAGAGCCCCCATAGCCAGCAGAGGCATCAGTGCTTTCTGTCATCTGCCACACAACAGGGGACTCTGCCACTCAACAAGGTGAAGTTCTGCCAGCTCAAAAGGACCACGTGTGGAGATACATCCCTAATTCAGCTAAGGATGCATTCTAGCGAGCCCATAAGTCCACTGACACTATCTTAAGGTAGGACTCCTGATCTCACCTTCTGTACTTCAAAGCCTGTTTTATATGGACTAGAAATCACAGGAAGAAAACTAATTTATTGTGGGCACCATTCTTTCAATTATGTTATCCTCAGTCAAGATCACAACTTTAAGCTCTCCCAGAGGATAAGCACATTGGCTGTTTTCTAAAATACCTGCATGCAACAAGAGAGAAGAGTCTCAACAGGTAACACAGAAGAGAGGGATGCAGATCCTGCTGGGGCTGCGACTCTCTCTCTGCATTACGACACGCTGTAAAGTAACAAATCAGGGCCCTCGCAAAACAGAGCGCCTGGGAAAAGTTTCCTGTTTGTCTACCTTTCCTTGCCCTGCAGGGGAGTTATGATTGTCTCCCGTATCCCTGATATACGTGACAGTCTGCAGCTCACACCAGCCCTACCAGCTAACATACCTCTCCTGTGACTGCACGTTTGGCTGCTGTCAAACTTGGAGCCTGCCGTCCTCTACCACCCTGTGTGCTGTCAGTACTAAACAAGTTACATTTTTGGAAAGTCTCTCCCTACCATTACCCAATTAATTCTTcatgcacttcttttttttttttttttttttttttttttttaacagcataaAACAGACATTTGGAAAGCTGTAGGCTAAAGACATTTCACGGGGAAAACTACTTGAGAATATAAAGATACTGTAGGAAAAGCCATAATGCTAATGCCGCATGCAAGTTATATTTGTTTAGCTAAGCTGGAACACTGTCAGCTGAAAACACTAGCTGCTTTCTAAGGGAAAATAGAGCAGTCATTTCACACAATTGAATTGATTCAATATGGttgttaaaatacattaaagctGCTTTGCCAATTGACTAATGTCTGGGAGACCCATTGTCAATTACACTAGTTTGTAAGCCATCAAGTACAtgaatacaaaacaaacaaagataATGCCCTTTGTTATATTATTCTATGCACTTGACTTCCTGTGTACAATATCTAAAAAAACATGTGAACTGCACTACTGTACACCATATGTTTTATTAGTCGTAAGTGTCCTGGCTGGTGCGTTCAGCTAACTGAATTTTAGCTGTagtagaggaagaaaggaggcaCACAAAACCCTACGTTCTTTTGCATGACCTGCATGGCATGTGAATTAGGCTTCCCTAGCACGTGAAAGCTTCCTTTTGATGGATTGCCCAAGGCTCTGGGTacgtttgttttcctttgtatgtAAGTTTTATGGAAACAAAATCTATGCTTTGCAACCTTAACTTCCTATCACTGACACAGCAATAAGACAAGCAGTTAAGGAATCGTGCATTTACCTCCTTTTTGTCTCTAAAGACATCGATCTCCTTTTTGAGCAGTTCGACTCTTTGGAAAGCTTCGAGGCTGGTCACGGCATACACGAGAACAAAGCCATCAGCGACCGAGAAATAGTGTTTTGGCAATTCTACCCCCTCCTGCAGACCCCTGGTGTCATAAAGCCGCAACTGCTCCTTCACACCTCGGTCTGTCTCGACCGATGCCAAATACACATCTTCCATTGTGGCGCCCTCTTCTAAGCCTGTTTTAAAACAAGCAGGAAAGATCAACTGGTGTAAGTACAGCACTGCTGTAAGAATTATTTGCAGCACAGCAGAATTTTACCTTACAATAGCTTTCAGTGCATGTTTTCCAGCGTGACTTGACCTGGACTCAACCTTGCCTGGCATCCTTATGAAGGGCTGTATTCATAGATCACCACACTAGCTAGCTATTTACAATAGCAACACTGCATAAATACAACCGTCTAACATATGAGCATGATTATGCTTGTAAAATTAATCTATACAACATGCACACTCAGGATAGGATAATATATACAGCTTTTCCCCCTGGTTTCCCAAACTCCAACCACCCAGTGTACCAGTTCTGTGCCAAACATGCTGCAAACAGGCCTGCCCGAACATACCCTTTTGGAAGAACAGCCAAGGAACACCAGATAGTCAAGTACTAACATTTTGAGCCTACTTCTTTGCTTCATACTGAGCTGGATGATCTGGCAGAAGCAGGAGCCAAAGGAATATTTCTGGAAATGGATGTGTATTGGTGGTACAACTAACCAACAAGTGCAATCAAGCCAGAAAGGGAAGGGGATGTTTGCGTGCAAGCAAAGTTGCATGCTATATTTACTTAAACACATAGTGAGCTTTTTCCATCCCTTAGGGATTTAAAATTACTCAGATTTGCTAACAGGAGCAAGCTTATTTACTGTAAGGTACGAGCGTGCACAAGGTAATGAGCTTTCATATATATATCACCTGCTCCATGGTAACTATCTGCATACTggctctccttccttcctctccccatggTAAATGTGAGGTAATTCAAGGCAGCTTACTTTGAACTAATTAAAACAATCTTTTCAAAGACAAATCTGAAAACACACAGATCACCTTAGCTTTGTCTTCCCCCTGGATGCAGGTGCATAAGGTTACAGGTCCGAACAAACTATGTACAGTGTAGCTGGGCTACTTTCAGAGTCAGTTTTAAGTATTCACGTAAAACCTCTGCAATCCACGTTTCTGCCTCCACTGCACTCCTATATGCATGAATTGTTTGCTGTTGCAGGGCTACAATAATGAGTCCTGCATTATTCTCTTTGTCTGCCAAAAAGGGACCATATTACAGCATTGTTTAAGAAAACGCGAGGGATTATCTGGCCTGTGAAAATAAGGATTTTGCTATATTCAATGACACTATTCAAAATACTTCACATTGACAAACAAGCTAAAGCATTCCACCCACGCTGATGGTTTCCCATGATGTATGCAGCATTCCTGCACAGGAAAGTGGCACAGGCTGTTCTTTTTGCCCCTCTCCGTGCAGTCTTCACAGATCAAACTCTTATTAGGTTTGCAACAAATTAATTTATCTCGCCTCCAAATATAGCCATGCTAACGTGCAGGAGCAAGACTAAGAGCAGAAGGACAAAACAAAggtgaaggaaaagaggaagcatGAACGTATTCTGTGTGGTTGGAGAATGTGTTACAAGGGCATTTTTAAAGACTGAAGTAGGTAACAGAGCCCTTTCTGGATATAGCACTGTATTTTTTCTTGCTCTGCCTCATTACGTTTTACAGACAGGTCAAGGGAATATCTAGCATCAGTAAATACTACTTTGGCAAGAAAGAATGAACCATAAGTACctaagtttttctttttagaaagcaATAAATAATGTTGTACAGGTTTTTGCCATCTAAATGCTGCACTGTAATTCAACAGTCTCTAATATATCCACATTCTCTTGTGACAGTCTCTTCCTAATAGCATTAAAAGTAGCAGTGAAAATTACGTCTTTCAACATCCTActtgaaaatgaagaggaaaaattaaGACCTGGGACTTAAGTCAGCAGAACAGAGTAAGAAATTTTGATGTGaaacgggggggtgggggggtgtgtgcactTTGGAGGGACCTGGAATTTATACATCGGTATCGGATTCCAGAGGTGAAATTTCACCTACGTACATTGGGGGAGGGAGTATATGCAAGTAGATTCCTAAACAAACAGACAATTTTTAGACATACCTGTGTCACTTTATCCTAGACCCTTCTTCTAAAGCCCAGACCGTATGCTAGCCACATCTTGCTGACAACAATATTTATGCTGCTTGTTAGTACCACCCCATTCAAATACCTTCCTGGACTCCATTCAAACACGGGCCGGGCAAGTTGTTGTATGAGCAGCAAAGCTAGTCAGGAAAGCCCAGTGTCCTGGGAAGGTGTCTTGCCCCATCCCAGCCTCCCTGTCACAAGGACCCTggttctcctttccttccctggCATCCCCAGCCATCCTCTTGTCTTCGCTACCATGGTGGGCCAGGGCAGCTTGTGCTGGGGAGTGACTGCCCTGCAGACTGCTGCTGGCTTGAGTAGGTTTTCCCTGGAGAGGAGAGCATTATCACGggccttttctctctttcctgctagtagttttttttaaatttacagaaaaatattttgagatatcTACTGCTGTGACACAGATGAATGGGCAGATGGAACCAGCTTTCAGGTTCAGAAGCCACAGGGGGAAAGGGGAACTAAC is a window of Athene noctua chromosome 2, bAthNoc1.hap1.1, whole genome shotgun sequence DNA encoding:
- the NKIRAS1 gene encoding NF-kappa-B inhibitor-interacting Ras-like protein 1 isoform X2, whose amino-acid sequence is MGKGYKVVVCGMASVGKTAILEQLLYGKHTVGLEEGATMEDVYLASVETDRGVKEQLRLYDTRGLQEGVELPKHYFSVADGFVLVYAVTSLEAFQRVELLKKEIDVFRDKKEVTVIVLGNKTDLLDQRQVETEAAQQWARAEKVRLWEVTVTDRKTLLEPFTFLASKLSQSQNKSTFPLPGRKSKGNNCDN
- the NKIRAS1 gene encoding NF-kappa-B inhibitor-interacting Ras-like protein 1 isoform X3, whose protein sequence is MGKGYKVVVCGMASVGKTAILEQLLYGKHTVGLEEGATMEDVYLASVETDRGVKEQLRLYDTRGLQEGVELPKHYFSVADGFVLVYAVTSLEAFQRVELLKKEIDVFRDKKEPLQREKTFFQTPWAAIEKKGSLRSHRNRTNISSWKETEDILELAQ
- the NKIRAS1 gene encoding NF-kappa-B inhibitor-interacting Ras-like protein 1 isoform X4; amino-acid sequence: MGKGYKVVVCGMASVGKTAILEQLLYGKHTVGLEEGATMEDVYLASVETDRGVKEQLRLYDTRGLQEGVELPKHYFSVADGFVLVYAVTSLEAFQRVELLKKEIDVFRDKKELTAAKATPAFFSR